A section of the Candidatus Omnitrophota bacterium genome encodes:
- a CDS encoding glycosyltransferase family 9 protein, with the protein MFKNILIIGHSNIGDVCYNLTVIAPLESAFPAARISFLTSSRARELVENYPGIDRIITFDKHTEDKGIIGRLRLIKILRGERFDLAVVLKKSLFFVFARIPCVWRLKREDVYDSSGERLHIVLGYLNLLRSHGVSVKDKPEFNFKFRKQELDFADSFFKKNGIGNTDTLITISPLSNWSLKCWPIQKWKELMKALSSFNRVKVLILGKETDDPFSKKAAREISGLAISAINQCSLKMSMALIRMSKLFISSDSSLLHIASCMKIPSIGVYGPTATGSYYPFFHSQEVIIAKSLPPCAPCLSTKRFAQCRAKDAQAPCMQAISVVEVLETALEKLNLQKS; encoded by the coding sequence ATGTTTAAGAATATTCTCATAATTGGGCACTCCAATATTGGTGACGTCTGTTATAATTTAACAGTGATTGCGCCATTGGAATCGGCATTCCCTGCGGCACGCATCAGTTTTCTGACTTCTTCTCGGGCAAGAGAGTTAGTTGAAAATTATCCCGGAATAGACAGGATTATTACTTTTGATAAACATACAGAGGATAAAGGTATAATTGGACGCCTGCGTTTAATAAAGATATTAAGAGGTGAGAGATTTGATCTTGCAGTTGTTCTTAAAAAGAGTCTTTTCTTTGTTTTTGCCCGCATTCCTTGCGTCTGGAGGCTGAAGAGAGAAGATGTTTATGATTCTTCAGGTGAGCGGTTGCATATAGTTTTAGGATATCTCAATCTTTTGCGTTCTCACGGCGTTTCAGTTAAAGATAAACCCGAATTTAATTTTAAATTTAGAAAGCAAGAATTAGATTTTGCCGATTCCTTTTTTAAAAAGAACGGAATAGGCAATACAGATACGCTGATAACAATATCACCTCTTTCAAATTGGTCTTTGAAATGTTGGCCCATCCAGAAGTGGAAGGAACTGATGAAAGCCTTGAGCAGTTTTAATAGAGTGAAAGTACTCATATTAGGTAAGGAGACTGATGATCCTTTCAGTAAAAAGGCAGCTAGAGAGATATCCGGCTTGGCTATTTCAGCTATTAATCAATGCAGTTTAAAGATGAGCATGGCACTTATAAGAATGAGCAAATTATTTATTTCTTCTGATTCGAGCTTACTTCATATTGCAAGTTGTATGAAGATTCCCTCTATCGGTGTTTATGGCCCTACTGCTACAGGTAGCTATTATCCTTTTTTTCATTCTCAGGAAGTAATAATCGCAAAAAGCCTGCCACCCTGTGCGCCTTGTCTTTCTACTAAAAGATTTGCTCAATGCAGGGCCAAGGATGCCCAGGCGCCGTGTATGCAGGCAATCAGTGTTGTTGAAGTATTAGAGACGGCCTTAGAAAAGCTTAACCTGCAAAAGTCTTGA
- a CDS encoding ferredoxin produces MKIVVDAETCVGCGLCEQSCPDVFKMGDDNIAQVLRHECSSCDLKEVASQCPVEAIKVED; encoded by the coding sequence ATGAAGATTGTTGTTGATGCTGAGACTTGTGTAGGTTGTGGCCTGTGCGAACAAAGTTGTCCGGATGTTTTTAAGATGGGAGATGATAATATTGCTCAGGTATTAAGGCATGAATGTTCAAGTTGCGATTTGAAAGAAGTTGCAAGTCAATGTCCGGTTGAAGCAATTAAGGTCGAGGATTAA
- a CDS encoding SurA N-terminal domain-containing protein, which produces MLKQLRHKKTAKKIFLFLAVIIVPAFVLWGSGSLIRDKMNPSHAGEIFGRKISVDDFREAFIAVRTQALIRFGDNFSQVEPMLNLQERTWERLILLHEVRKEKIKVSNEDIVKTISEYPFFQKDGKFNNEIYQQVLLYGLRIKTSDFERHIRESLEIEGLLKEKTKKVTVNDADLMREFKKENEEIKVAYVTFNNEAFKKGINISDSEANNYFKTNKGDFYTQSQINIEYIGITIDQEENQEKKTQKRELMLSILEQTKESDLLSLSKEHSLSYNKTGLFSIDQPIPDIGWSLEFLNAISSLKPGEISEVIETTQGYYIAELIEIKEPYLPEFQEAKDKVMDVLKIRQSKELALKKAYEIKDLLEKKLEENPKLEFKRLINDLDLDLLQTPFFKHGGYLENIGISDEFSKAAFSLADSPKRLAIASSPKASYVIRLVEFKGADEKKFKKEEYHDRLIAQKEQESFYNFLQELKQRAKLKTNLSSSKKLIQQ; this is translated from the coding sequence ATGTTAAAACAATTAAGACATAAAAAAACTGCAAAGAAAATATTTCTTTTTCTGGCAGTAATTATCGTACCGGCCTTCGTGCTCTGGGGTTCAGGCTCGCTCATTCGTGATAAGATGAACCCTTCTCACGCAGGTGAGATTTTCGGCAGGAAAATCTCTGTTGATGATTTTCGCGAGGCCTTTATTGCTGTGCGCACTCAGGCGCTTATACGTTTTGGCGATAATTTCTCCCAGGTTGAACCAATGCTTAATCTGCAAGAGCGCACCTGGGAAAGACTAATATTACTGCATGAGGTCCGCAAGGAAAAAATAAAGGTCTCAAACGAAGATATAGTAAAGACAATTTCCGAATATCCCTTTTTTCAAAAAGACGGAAAATTCAATAATGAGATATATCAACAGGTCCTACTCTATGGCCTGCGTATTAAGACATCTGATTTTGAACGCCATATTCGAGAGTCTCTAGAAATCGAAGGATTACTCAAAGAAAAGACAAAAAAAGTAACTGTAAATGATGCAGATTTAATGCGTGAATTTAAAAAAGAGAATGAAGAAATTAAGGTGGCCTACGTCACGTTTAATAATGAGGCCTTCAAGAAAGGAATAAATATTAGTGATTCAGAGGCAAATAATTATTTTAAAACAAATAAAGGCGATTTTTACACCCAGTCTCAAATCAACATCGAATATATCGGAATCACTATTGATCAAGAAGAAAATCAAGAGAAGAAAACACAAAAACGTGAACTCATGCTTTCAATATTAGAGCAAACCAAAGAAAGCGATCTTCTCTCTCTAAGTAAAGAACATTCACTGTCTTATAATAAGACTGGGCTATTCAGTATTGACCAACCAATACCAGATATTGGTTGGTCGCTGGAATTCCTTAATGCCATCTCTAGTCTTAAACCTGGAGAAATTAGTGAGGTCATCGAAACAACTCAAGGCTACTATATAGCAGAATTAATCGAAATAAAAGAACCCTATCTGCCTGAGTTCCAAGAGGCAAAAGATAAGGTTATGGATGTCCTTAAAATAAGGCAGAGCAAAGAACTCGCGCTAAAAAAGGCCTATGAAATTAAAGATCTCCTAGAGAAGAAATTAGAAGAAAATCCCAAGCTAGAATTTAAACGGCTTATTAATGATCTTGATCTTGATTTGCTCCAGACGCCATTTTTTAAACACGGAGGCTATCTGGAAAACATAGGTATTTCGGATGAATTTTCAAAGGCTGCTTTTTCTTTGGCCGATAGTCCCAAAAGGTTAGCCATTGCAAGCAGCCCCAAGGCAAGCTATGTAATAAGATTAGTTGAGTTTAAAGGTGCAGATGAGAAAAAATTTAAAAAGGAAGAATATCACGATAGATTAATAGCGCAAAAAGAACAAGAATCTTTTTATAATTTCTTGCAGGAATTAAAACAAAGAGCTAAGCTTAAAACTAATCTTAGCTCTTCTAAAAAGCTTATCCAACAATAA
- a CDS encoding B12-binding domain-containing radical SAM protein: MSNKDITLINFIDGIDAHLSLPLGCLSLIASLSKNNFTVDFRDYQLFKPRKKHTLKDMASFFKNAADIIAISCFSYMLPYVIEIVQIIKKETPEKIIILGGIGPSLVAGKILDNFPCIDIIVIGDGTETLPELLKVIKHNKNYLSVKGIGFRLGPSVIFTPKRTHSHIMSDSFIEAYKNINLKSYKKIMILTGQGCPFRCSFCCIPEYFKQHEKRNLNIVKDEILYLSKQKNCPKILYLRDDTFLSDKSRLYDFLSFSGQMRFKRKIEFRCYGRINFMSEKIIKDLSRNNFGAIAYGIESGSNVILKKIKKRFTIEEATRILLLSKKYFKEVRTSFIYGFPFESKNDFLDTITYIAYLQSMKIKLQLYLLCPLPNTQIYNYYKKILRFSEAAIPDSSPLLINTKDMKGLIIKYPDIFSTYYHYKSPALKDKFKIIKRLSCPRAN; encoded by the coding sequence ATGAGTAATAAAGATATCACATTAATAAATTTTATTGACGGCATAGATGCACACCTCAGTCTTCCCTTAGGCTGTCTTTCCTTGATAGCATCCCTTTCAAAGAATAATTTTACTGTTGACTTCCGCGATTACCAACTCTTTAAACCAAGAAAAAAACACACACTGAAAGATATGGCTTCTTTTTTTAAAAATGCGGCGGATATTATCGCTATAAGCTGTTTTTCGTATATGTTGCCTTATGTTATAGAGATTGTCCAGATTATAAAAAAAGAGACCCCTGAAAAAATAATAATATTAGGTGGCATTGGGCCAAGCCTAGTGGCAGGAAAAATACTAGATAATTTCCCTTGCATAGATATTATCGTTATTGGCGATGGTACAGAAACCTTACCGGAATTATTAAAAGTAATTAAACACAACAAAAATTACTTATCAGTAAAAGGAATCGGCTTTAGATTAGGCCCCTCTGTCATATTTACCCCAAAAAGGACGCATTCTCACATTATGTCTGATAGCTTTATTGAGGCATACAAAAATATAAATCTTAAATCTTATAAGAAAATTATGATATTAACTGGGCAGGGATGTCCTTTTAGATGTAGTTTCTGTTGTATCCCAGAATATTTTAAGCAACATGAAAAACGTAACCTAAACATAGTTAAAGACGAAATTTTATATCTATCCAAACAGAAAAATTGCCCGAAGATATTATATCTTCGAGATGACACATTCTTATCAGATAAATCAAGGCTATATGATTTTTTGAGTTTTTCTGGGCAGATGAGATTCAAAAGGAAAATAGAATTCCGCTGCTATGGAAGAATCAACTTTATGAGTGAAAAAATAATAAAAGATCTATCCAGGAATAACTTCGGCGCAATTGCTTACGGAATTGAATCTGGCTCAAATGTTATACTTAAAAAGATCAAAAAAAGATTCACAATAGAAGAGGCAACAAGAATTTTACTACTTTCAAAAAAATACTTTAAAGAAGTACGTACAAGTTTTATTTACGGATTCCCTTTTGAAAGCAAAAATGATTTCCTGGATACTATTACGTATATAGCCTACCTGCAATCTATGAAAATAAAATTGCAACTTTACCTCTTATGCCCATTACCGAATACACAGATTTATAATTATTATAAAAAAATATTGAGATTTTCTGAGGCCGCAATCCCGGATTCAAGCCCTCTTCTAATAAATACAAAAGATATGAAAGGGCTTATCATTAAATACCCGGATATCTTTTCCACATATTATCATTATAAATCTCCTGCATTAAAAGATAAGTTTAAAATAATAAAAAGATTATCTTGCCCGCGAGCCAATTAG
- a CDS encoding SGNH/GDSL hydrolase family protein: MKLLPKENKLSLIAIYSILFFLAVGSLFYGFFGHRLIEAMYKGESIEFLNKIIVGQARRPLEHYLRTANRLFFYFFSLSALLIVFIMLFTFVVNYLKARRNKFLADISLVCLTLLFLFLTLEVIVRTYYFFQGEHKFYMLVESFYDSKLGWKGKQIFGDPESEKYKIFFIGDSFTHGCVLSEEHMYYTVLADSLDAEIFAYGAGGYGTLQEYLILDKFFDEIKPDLVMLQVCDNDFVNNSWELESRSFYNNHLMMRPYLREGKIEYRFPRSLGNIRVFLCLHSNLFYLSFNRIDRILAILAKKGLLHSVEEDISKKELDFVPFKRAVFTTNSIIAKMKQRVGNTPIVAFSVDNRQPYFKHFRRIFKKNNIEFIEAVPKLIGESEEKGLGLRLEEPSPFAGHFNGLGNRICAETLIKAMGDLGLIRK, encoded by the coding sequence ATGAAACTATTACCTAAAGAAAATAAACTGTCCCTAATAGCTATTTATTCTATTCTTTTTTTCCTGGCAGTCGGCTCTCTTTTTTATGGGTTTTTCGGACACAGGCTCATTGAAGCGATGTATAAGGGCGAGTCGATTGAATTCTTGAATAAAATCATTGTAGGTCAGGCCAGGCGGCCATTAGAGCATTATTTAAGGACAGCTAATCGGCTCTTCTTTTATTTTTTCTCTTTGTCAGCTTTGCTTATAGTATTTATTATGCTTTTTACCTTTGTTGTTAATTATCTAAAAGCACGCAGAAATAAGTTCCTAGCTGATATTTCGCTTGTTTGTCTTACGCTGCTTTTTCTATTTCTAACCTTAGAGGTTATAGTTAGGACATATTATTTTTTCCAGGGAGAACATAAATTTTATATGTTGGTGGAATCCTTTTATGATTCGAAACTTGGCTGGAAAGGCAAGCAGATCTTCGGAGATCCAGAAAGCGAAAAATATAAAATCTTTTTTATTGGGGATTCTTTTACCCATGGCTGTGTGCTTAGTGAAGAACATATGTATTATACAGTCCTTGCAGATAGTCTGGATGCTGAAATATTTGCCTATGGCGCAGGCGGATATGGTACTCTCCAGGAATACCTTATACTCGATAAATTCTTCGATGAGATTAAGCCTGATTTAGTTATGCTCCAGGTCTGTGATAATGATTTTGTTAATAATTCCTGGGAACTTGAAAGCAGGAGTTTTTATAACAACCATCTCATGATGCGACCTTATTTAAGAGAGGGAAAAATCGAGTATCGCTTTCCCAGGTCCCTGGGAAATATTAGGGTATTCCTTTGCCTTCATTCAAATCTTTTTTATCTATCATTCAACAGGATAGATAGAATTCTTGCAATTCTGGCCAAAAAAGGCTTACTGCATAGCGTTGAGGAAGATATCAGTAAAAAAGAATTGGATTTTGTTCCTTTTAAAAGAGCAGTCTTTACTACTAACAGCATAATAGCAAAGATGAAACAGAGAGTTGGTAATACTCCAATAGTTGCCTTTTCTGTTGATAATAGGCAACCTTATTTTAAACACTTTAGGAGAATCTTTAAGAAAAATAATATTGAATTTATTGAGGCTGTGCCGAAGTTAATAGGAGAAAGTGAGGAAAAGGGTCTTGGCTTAAGGCTAGAAGAGCCCAGTCCTTTTGCCGGACATTTTAACGGACTCGGCAATAGAATTTGCGCAGAGACCTTGATAAAGGCAATGGGAGACCTTGGGCTTATACGCAAGTAA
- a CDS encoding radical SAM protein, with protein MKPHLIKTKEKDNYIQQLEAKLLPRGRPLAGQIDVTYRCNLACQHCFIVPEENTEELKFSQIISIIDQLYEAGCLFLYFSGGEPFLREDFLDIYTYARNKGFLVSIFTNGTLISEEILDYLVKLPPYSIEITLNGITQDVYEQITQVKGSFSKVMKAIELIKDKNLPLVLKCNGMKINYDQILKIEEFSQDLLGKKYFRCNLSLDPAMDGSKRPCALRLSPEETLNIVHSDEDMFSLCREEFLHHKDNSRLKDGYLFPCGLSYFNIDAYGKMRLCLFIREAYSDLKKEKFLRGFARIYENLSGLKFKTNSKCRNCNISYLCRQCPGRALAENVDMEAPVEFFCELAHKEAQRMEEVLVKK; from the coding sequence GTGAAGCCTCATCTCATAAAGACCAAAGAAAAAGACAATTATATCCAGCAGCTTGAAGCAAAGCTCCTACCCCGCGGCCGTCCGCTTGCCGGGCAGATTGATGTTACATACCGCTGTAATCTAGCCTGCCAACATTGTTTTATTGTCCCTGAAGAAAACACTGAGGAACTTAAATTTAGCCAAATAATATCTATTATAGATCAGCTCTATGAGGCAGGCTGCCTTTTTCTTTACTTTAGCGGAGGAGAACCTTTTTTAAGAGAAGATTTTTTGGATATCTATACTTATGCCAGAAACAAAGGCTTTTTAGTCAGCATATTCACAAACGGTACTCTTATAAGCGAGGAGATTCTAGATTACTTAGTTAAACTTCCTCCCTATTCTATCGAGATTACATTAAACGGAATAACCCAAGATGTGTATGAACAAATAACCCAAGTTAAAGGTTCTTTTTCAAAAGTGATGAAGGCAATAGAGTTGATTAAAGATAAGAATCTGCCTCTTGTTCTTAAATGTAATGGCATGAAGATAAATTACGATCAGATTTTGAAGATAGAAGAGTTCTCACAAGATTTATTAGGCAAAAAATACTTCCGCTGTAACCTTTCACTTGATCCTGCAATGGATGGTTCAAAGAGGCCGTGTGCTCTTAGGCTTAGTCCTGAAGAGACATTAAATATAGTGCATTCTGATGAGGATATGTTTTCACTCTGCCGAGAAGAATTCCTGCATCACAAAGATAATTCACGCTTAAAAGATGGCTATCTATTTCCTTGCGGCTTGAGTTATTTTAATATTGACGCTTACGGTAAGATGAGACTTTGTTTATTTATCAGAGAGGCCTACAGCGACTTGAAGAAAGAAAAATTCTTAAGAGGCTTTGCAAGAATTTATGAAAATCTTTCCGGACTTAAATTCAAGACTAACAGCAAATGTCGAAATTGCAATATAAGTTATCTCTGTCGGCAGTGTCCGGGCAGGGCCTTAGCAGAGAATGTTGATATGGAGGCTCCGGTTGAGTTTTTCTGCGAACTTGCGCATAAAGAGGCGCAGAGGATGGAAGAGGTTTTAGTTAAAAAGTAA
- a CDS encoding PqqD family protein yields MLKLDEVYVKEQDSWVSRHILDEVVIMPLCRSADDMQYIYSISNETGSRIWQLLDGDNSTWDIQETIKSEYQGQFEVIEREVLGFLKDLSEAGLIRKARIKPKTENLNPKPEIKKKPYKSPEIAKVKLQPEQAVLSCCTINGGYKGTTVNRCAGLCPIDASCNALSDQSRDALAT; encoded by the coding sequence ATGCTTAAGTTAGATGAAGTTTATGTAAAAGAGCAAGATTCCTGGGTAAGCAGACATATTTTGGATGAGGTAGTGATTATGCCTTTATGTAGAAGCGCTGATGACATGCAGTATATCTATTCAATTTCCAATGAGACTGGTTCAAGGATTTGGCAGCTTCTGGATGGTGATAATTCGACCTGGGATATCCAGGAGACAATAAAGTCAGAGTATCAAGGTCAGTTCGAGGTAATAGAGCGAGAAGTGTTGGGATTCTTGAAAGATCTTTCTGAGGCAGGGCTTATTCGCAAGGCCAGAATTAAACCGAAAACCGAAAACCTAAACCCGAAACCCGAGATAAAAAAGAAACCCTACAAGAGCCCAGAGATTGCCAAGGTAAAGTTACAGCCTGAGCAGGCAGTCTTAAGTTGCTGTACAATCAACGGCGGTTATAAAGGAACCACTGTAAATAGATGCGCTGGTCTATGTCCAATTGATGCTTCATGCAACGCATTATCGGATCAATCCCGTGATGCGCTTGCCACTTAA
- a CDS encoding radical SAM protein encodes MINQGDYDKFQARLIKKARNKAFPLKAMFELTYRCNLKCRHCYVCDGENRKELQTQEVFSILDQLAEAGCLNLGFTGGEPFLRKDIFDILRYAKNKGFNTVLLTNATLIEEADADRLKELGLNKIDVSFHTRKQEVFDWFTQRPGTYKRVSEAVRLLRKKGIDVFLKTTAMTINKDEILALRHLAVEKFGAHFRWSSIITPDLEANKENLRFRLTAEDVNCLEKQIRDDSVIEFEKLDTLEKINRKSAKRQRPIRKINHNQLFHCGAGKTEVVIDPYGQMRLCLDIPFPKYDILKSNFSQSWKMLTDFVRDTAGGSSYQCQDCELIQYCKSCPAYAWLECGDISACPPYFRELARLAKMESETEDIKIA; translated from the coding sequence ATGATAAACCAAGGTGATTACGATAAATTTCAAGCAAGATTAATCAAGAAGGCAAGGAACAAGGCCTTTCCTCTTAAGGCAATGTTTGAACTTACCTATAGGTGTAACCTTAAATGCCGACACTGCTATGTGTGCGATGGCGAGAATAGAAAAGAATTACAAACCCAGGAGGTCTTTTCTATTCTTGATCAGTTGGCAGAGGCAGGATGTCTAAATTTAGGTTTTACAGGAGGAGAGCCTTTCCTGCGAAAGGATATATTTGATATTTTAAGATATGCTAAGAATAAGGGATTTAATACCGTACTTTTGACCAATGCGACTTTGATTGAAGAAGCTGATGCAGACAGGTTAAAAGAGTTGGGTCTAAATAAGATTGATGTATCTTTTCATACTAGGAAGCAAGAGGTTTTTGATTGGTTTACTCAAAGGCCTGGTACATATAAAAGAGTCTCAGAGGCAGTCAGGCTCTTAAGAAAAAAAGGCATTGATGTTTTTCTTAAAACGACTGCAATGACTATAAATAAGGATGAGATTTTAGCCTTGAGGCATCTTGCAGTAGAGAAATTTGGCGCACATTTTCGCTGGAGTTCGATAATAACTCCAGACCTAGAGGCTAATAAGGAGAATTTGAGGTTTCGTTTAACAGCAGAGGATGTTAATTGTCTAGAGAAGCAGATTAGAGATGATAGTGTAATAGAATTTGAAAAACTAGACACCTTGGAAAAAATAAATAGAAAGTCAGCGAAAAGGCAAAGGCCTATTAGAAAGATAAATCATAACCAGCTGTTTCATTGTGGTGCAGGCAAAACAGAGGTTGTAATAGACCCCTATGGCCAGATGAGATTATGTCTGGATATACCATTCCCAAAATACGATATTTTAAAGAGTAATTTCTCCCAAAGCTGGAAGATGTTAACTGATTTTGTAAGAGATACAGCTGGCGGGTCTAGTTATCAATGTCAAGACTGTGAACTTATTCAATATTGTAAGTCTTGTCCTGCGTATGCATGGCTTGAGTGCGGTGACATCAGTGCTTGCCCGCCATATTTTAGAGAGCTGGCGCGTCTGGCAAAGATGGAATCCGAAACAGAGGATATAAAGATTGCATGA
- a CDS encoding radical SAM protein: MIKELRFRKEFTERLERKRDKMDFPRNVIFEITHQCNLRCRHCYVVPDSRKKELTTSQVKSVFKQLVDVGCLHLTLTGGEPLVRPDIISLIDYARRLGLFIHLFTNATLINLEIADKLGELSLTSLEISFHSLKPKRFDSFTRVEGSFDSVMKAIRLVKERKESIALKINITKANLDEIDDFKEFANDLDAVIEWGTILRPRNDGSQDNLSLRLEPEEALKLGYMLGLESILDEPIHNNKECHPPENKLTKPNRNRIESELFRCGIGSEGLVIDPYGELKPCLVLGLLGYSIFDSSLKQAWINLRADLNSMKPTADYKCLDCNLGHYCSSCPARAKLECNDMNSCPDYYRRLAELRCQNNGYKNSRI; the protein is encoded by the coding sequence ATGATTAAAGAGTTAAGATTTAGGAAAGAATTTACAGAAAGGCTGGAGCGAAAGCGCGATAAGATGGATTTTCCCCGCAATGTAATTTTTGAGATTACACATCAATGCAATCTGCGTTGTCGGCATTGCTATGTAGTGCCAGATTCCAGAAAAAAAGAATTAACGACTTCGCAGGTTAAATCAGTTTTTAAGCAATTAGTTGATGTAGGTTGTCTTCATCTGACCTTAACTGGTGGTGAGCCTTTAGTGCGGCCGGATATCATTTCCTTGATTGACTATGCCCGCAGGCTAGGGCTTTTTATCCATCTTTTTACCAATGCCACCCTTATAAATCTTGAGATTGCTGATAAATTAGGAGAGCTTAGCCTTACATCCTTAGAGATATCTTTTCACAGTCTTAAGCCTAAACGTTTTGATTCCTTTACTAGAGTGGAAGGTTCTTTTGATTCGGTGATGAAGGCAATCAGGCTTGTTAAAGAGAGAAAAGAAAGCATTGCCTTAAAGATAAACATAACCAAGGCAAACCTTGATGAGATTGATGATTTCAAAGAGTTTGCGAATGATTTAGACGCGGTCATTGAATGGGGAACTATTCTTAGACCAAGGAATGATGGTTCACAGGATAATCTATCTTTACGTCTTGAGCCAGAAGAGGCATTAAAGCTAGGCTATATGCTTGGTCTTGAATCTATTCTTGATGAGCCAATACATAATAATAAAGAATGTCATCCTCCAGAAAATAAACTCACCAAGCCAAATAGAAATAGGATAGAGAGCGAGTTATTTCGTTGTGGGATCGGCAGTGAAGGTTTAGTTATTGACCCCTACGGAGAATTAAAGCCTTGTCTTGTGCTTGGCCTTTTAGGCTATTCTATTTTTGATAGCAGTCTAAAGCAGGCATGGATAAATTTAAGAGCTGATTTGAATTCAATGAAACCGACAGCTGATTATAAATGTCTTGATTGTAATCTAGGGCATTATTGTTCATCTTGTCCAGCAAGAGCGAAACTTGAATGTAATGATATGAACTCATGTCCTGATTATTATCGTCGGCTGGCAGAATTAAGGTGTCAAAATAATGGCTATAAGAATTCAAGAATATAA
- a CDS encoding radical SAM protein, which produces MAIRIQEYKDFSLRLHDKGSRKPILGQFELTHNCNLACQHCYVVNEPQRQELSYSELCRIFDEVYEQGCFWLCFTGGEPLLRKDFLDIYSYAYKKGFLISIFTNATLFNENIAGHLKDFPPFCIEVTLNGITKKTYELISQRPGSFELAMRGIELIRKFKLPLKLKCQIMTLNIDEIDLMRKFYDKMNMAFLCSLIINPRLDGSTQTTSLRLPIEKILELRRQKEGLAECSDSSRDILGMLMLPDKKEDIFLEEDSSFDGDNELNLASDALFRCPGGTWAFYVNPYGELCFCNSLREPAWDLRKNSFKQGFYEFFPKIRSEKFKTDSKCRDCDIKSDCLSCPARAYLETGDREAPLPYYCELAQKNRKKEIRT; this is translated from the coding sequence ATGGCTATAAGAATTCAAGAATATAAGGACTTTAGCTTGAGGCTTCATGATAAAGGTTCAAGAAAGCCGATTCTGGGACAATTTGAGCTCACCCATAACTGCAATCTTGCTTGTCAGCATTGTTATGTTGTAAATGAACCCCAAAGGCAGGAACTTTCTTACAGTGAGCTTTGCCGTATCTTTGATGAAGTTTATGAACAAGGATGTTTCTGGCTCTGTTTTACTGGAGGCGAGCCCCTGTTGCGGAAAGATTTTCTTGATATTTACTCATATGCCTACAAAAAAGGATTTCTTATTAGTATCTTTACTAATGCGACACTTTTTAATGAGAATATAGCAGGACACCTTAAGGATTTTCCGCCCTTTTGCATTGAGGTAACCTTGAATGGCATTACTAAAAAAACATACGAATTAATTAGCCAAAGGCCGGGTTCTTTTGAGCTAGCAATGCGCGGCATTGAACTTATCCGAAAGTTTAAGCTCCCCTTAAAGTTAAAATGCCAGATAATGACTTTAAATATAGATGAGATCGATTTGATGCGTAAATTTTATGATAAGATGAACATGGCTTTTCTTTGCAGTCTGATAATTAACCCACGCTTAGACGGTTCGACTCAGACCACTTCTTTGCGTTTGCCGATTGAGAAAATATTGGAACTTAGAAGGCAAAAAGAAGGACTAGCTGAATGTAGTGATTCTTCAAGGGATATCTTAGGTATGTTGATGCTTCCAGATAAGAAAGAAGACATTTTTTTAGAGGAAGATTCATCATTTGACGGGGATAATGAATTAAACCTTGCCTCTGATGCGCTGTTTCGTTGTCCAGGAGGAACATGGGCATTCTATGTTAATCCTTATGGTGAACTTTGTTTTTGTAATTCGCTAAGAGAGCCAGCGTGGGATTTGCGCAAGAATTCATTCAAGCAAGGTTTTTATGAATTTTTTCCAAAGATTCGCTCAGAGAAGTTTAAAACCGATTCTAAATGCCGAGATTGCGATATCAAGTCAGACTGCCTTAGTTGTCCGGCAAGGGCTTATTTAGAGACAGGTGATAGAGAGGCCCCTTTGCCCTATTATTGTGAGTTGGCTCAAAAAAACAGGAAGAAAGAAATCAGGACTTAA